The genomic region TGGGCTTAGTTAAGGAGCTTATCTAAGCTGTGTGGAGGAGCTGATCCAGCAGCAAGATAAATATTAGAGTACGAATGCATCCTTGGTAAGTGCTTCGTGTATAGGATCACAATGGGTACAAGTATGAGGACTGAAAAATGTATTGGTGAAGATTAATAGTGATACTTGCCATTAATTGCGGAATGTTACATTGCAATAAACAATATCATGTTCATCTAAAGTGTGGTTCTTTGAAGTACTTGTTTATTACCACTGTTTACAATTTATTGCAATCATCAAAAATTCTATCAAACTGAGTTCATACCTCATTTAACTTCTTGTGACCTTTTGTGAAAATCTGTGTAGTACTTTATACAGTGATGTCAATTGAATGAAAAGTTCTGCCACACAACTAATTCCTCAACATGGTGTTTTGTTTGAGTCCTCTATGTAAACTCCTGACAAAGCTTCCTATAATCCCCTTCTGCTTTACAACAAGGGTTTAACAAGATAAgaattgatgcaaagcatcaaagggcgtcggaaattttagtgtaaaaggcactcaatgaagttacatggaacgattttttgtctactgtaaatataaatatattgaccgattattttaaacaaaatagaaaaagatattggtataaccattatctatgattttgtgttataacccccaaataaccattatctatgatgttgtgttataacccccaaataaccattatctatgacttTGTGTTGTaatccccaaatatttcatagttcattttatttactttggtttcctttttttactggcagttttcattaatggcacagtgtaggttttaaaaaatctgcttcatcttgtaagcgtaatttcatatttttctcaacttcaaggggagatgattctgaacttattcttacgttgctcatttacgacaGGGGtcgagtactcattgatatgaaaacactgtaaaagttttaatgtgtttacgaaccccccccccaccctctcacacatatatttcatgggcataataaaaacaaaaaaacaataaaacagcatatttatttaaactaaaatgtctacatcaaaacaaaaagttaacatagaacacaaataaaatcatttgattttaCTGGGGCTTGAACcatgggcctctcacatgtgaagcgagcttgtaactaccgtaattactctatgttttcggacacataaaaataataattttttttcgtgtccgaaaacttagatacgaaaaatattcacaaaatacaggtgtccgaaaacttactGTCGacaattgaagtgtccgaaatagcgtcaattgtatcaacaactaagggtaatagcacgcgcttgtaaaataccatgccgtatagtataaattacagttatatgtatttgcactgcattttaaataattttaaatgcttaatttatttgacagatcgttactacaaggttgtactttgaccaacgagttcaaagaagagcatgtgatgtaccgatactcgctagtatgaacctgtaattaacgcaaaaaagcaaacaatgaattctttgttggtttatttccgatagttgttgtcttacaccttccattgttcgtaaaacttgcaatagggagcatcacactttgaagcgtttagtatttgtcagttattttactgagaaggggaagtaccattgcggtagataatagcACAGTTCTGCTGTGACGTCACTAATTGCTAAGCTGACCGATACATAGGTCACGTGGTTTAACCACAGACAAAGGATTCACTCATGTGGATTCACTCAtattaattggcactacccctggtaattgtcataacgcttatgctatcgggcgaaaccattgattcataccggtttacaaggttatttaccctataacgcaaatgtaatggtccgttgccctcaggcatgcacctgtcatgttttatgatgttaatctggttgtaaaaccccatgatcgaagtgtcattagatatcgaaaacaggaccgaaatttggtaaaatagcgctgtaaaaaagactgtccgaaaacttagagacattaattctggacgaaaactcgtgtgtccgaaaattaagagtcacgaaaaataattatttttgctaaaaaacggggtgtccgaaaacttagtgtccgaaaacatagagtaattacggtactacactacggaaccgcgtGAAAAATTaccttcttactaagatattaataagctattaatagtcggtttaaatgtaaacccagaagtttaaacgctggattgTGAgtggggttaaaggtccataccaaagggtccataccactggcaagatacgggtcaggcctgcggccttctatatgtggttcttaaaaaaaacaacctgtaggaggacttgatagtaatgagactcgggtgctgtgatggtgctcctcattgataagcggctgcttcctttatcaagactcactattacaattaataataagtGTCGCGCTTCGTGCTCTATAttgcctttattagtaactaggtggttgctaggatagtggaacaaagaagttttgtttttatacaaaaccagaaagtttcatcGGTTCGTGTATttgcccagtccatgtgatcctttattattgcccagtccctgtgatcagttattaattaaaagaattagctttgcattattggcgataaatgttgtagtaaatgtaataggcacaaatgcagtacttatttacacgaatttacacaaaaaatcaccactatgcaagatattctgacaacaaaaatatattcattgatctgtaaaataacttctcctgccataagcgaaaaaaaaaacgtattacatactagtcgccgcacttcagtgcgacgccaataaaggCAAATGAAGCTGAATAAATGATACACATTGTGGATGTAGCTGCAAACATAATGCAAATCCTCTGTTGGCCATGTTTACTGATTCAATTAATAGAATATTGTAGCAGAATCTCGAACTTGAGTATACACTGCTTCAGTGGGATTTGAACTTGTCTACACAAATCATGCACTTAATCATAAAACCAACACTACTATTGGATATCTTACCCCACTGTGTGTCATTGAGACAACTTTTTATAGCTAAATGTAAATACCactttttcatatatttatatacttttcaTTTTTTGGTTCCAATTTTGTCATTCTTTATTTAACTTAAATTCAATTCTATTCATTTTCAATTCCCCATTGATAGGGCTCTATAATTTATATCGTATTTGCCATCCAATttataataatcaaattaattaTCTTTAATCTGCTCTGAAAAGAATTTAAGCCAGAACAATAAGGGGAAAATATACAAACACTTGTGCACCATTTAAACCTTTTAATCACAAAGCATGGGACAGCATACAATATGATTGGTGGGTTTCAGATTATACTCTGAATAAAAAGCTTTACTACTGGTTCTTATGAGAAGACATTTATTGCTTGGTTTTCATTATAAATGTAATCTTATGAATAaacaagagatgagtttgtcagaaacacaatgccccttactgtgcgctttgatttatttttgattatatccctttaaaaaatactacttcccttgtaaaaatgatctgtacctgccaaatgataaatagaaattatctcacTTAAAAGCTTGTCACTTCCCTCGGATTTGtgggtttttttacctttgaccttgaaggatgaccttgacctttcaccactcaaaatgtgcagctccatgatatacacatgcatgccaaatatcaagttgctatcttcaatattgcaaaagttattgcaaaactttaaccaaggttaaagttttccacagaatgacagacagacaggccacaAACAACATACCTCCCATCATTCggtccgggggcataaaaaaaacattttgtacaaataaaagTGTAACGCCATGTAATGAAAGAAACATGTTAATCTACTGGTATTTGAAATCGATTCTCATTTAGGTATTTTgaagttttataaataaaaaaacataaggtggataaatggaatataaaaTACAACCACAATAACTCAAAGCAAGTTATAACTACATATATAGCATGACAGCAACTGCCGTTTACAAAATGTGAACGATAAAGTAACCATTATTACACTATagctatgttgttgttttaaattaattttattattggtATGTCTTGAACATGTGTTTAAAAGTTGCtggaatttaaaattattttatatctgAAGAAAGTAACTACACTTGTAACATGGTGCAACAGAATGAGCTGCTTTAACATACATAACAAAAGTATCATTCCTCAAGTCTATTTCTAAATAATTAAgttgaaatatcaataaaattctatgactttcaagtctgtttaaaaaaagcattGTCATAAAAAAGCATCCTCCTTATGCAACAAATGCATTATCACCCAGTAAAAATTTTCTAATCAAAACACGAATCAAGCATGCGTAAAAAACGGATGTTGGCATCTATCTTTTATACCTTGATTAGTTGTAAATGGGGGTAGACAGAGAACATTAGAATAGTTTATTTCAAAGTACTATTTCGTTctgttttgtcacatttgttattGATATTGCAACTTTAATTACACAAATTTCAGTACAGCAGTCAATGACTATAAGTCGCAAAATTCAGCAAAAGTATTACTTAAAACAGATGCAATATGGTAAATTAATTTGCTGGTACAGAAGCATGAATTACACACATAATGATTAAGATTTATTACatagaaaataagaaaaatatcataTCTATATAACAAAACCCAAGAcatgataaatttaaaaaaaaagaaaaaaagaaaagctACCCAAACAAAGATAAGCAGCCTTTTTCAAAGGAATAAGAACATACGTAACTGAATACTCATTGGAAACATTTCTTCcagtattaaataattaatataattaattaataattcaagCACATGTTATCATATTTAAAATGAATGGCACAACCAGGCCTTCATAAAAAAAACTCTGTCCACGAAGCATTACCGTTACCTATATACATTGAAAATGTAAATTAAGAGCTTCACAATCCCACATCTCTCTGTAAACTGCAGGGTCCTGTTGTTCAAAACTGTAATAGTTGGTTACaataaattgttaacaattgaaaacaaatttCTCTTTCTGAACTGGCATAAACTTAGCTATGAAGGCTGAACTCTGCAAAATTGGTAACTACTGTGTACTGCTTAAAACAGATGTTTTTATACCAAGATAGAATATGTGCATTTTAAAGTTTAGCATGGTTATCGTTAAACATCATGTAACCTTTTTAACAACTGAGCCCTGGATATCAGTTACGCTAAAACTCATTCCAACATAAACACGGACATTCTTTCCCATACAATACATTCCATCGATGTCAGATTTAAAACATCTGTTTATGCAGGTTTGATACAGATTGTAAAGTTCTATACTGAGTAATCTGCACTTGCAATAAAAAAATCTACTTAATGCACTGCCTCTGATTAAAATGTCAGGCACACACTGTATGGTAAAAATTTAATACATTTGTGACATACAGGATAATGCATGTGCACTCAATCTTATCTGATTACCAGCTTAAAATACATCACATAAGGTGACAATCTAAGCAATATGCACTGACACTCTAAGTCATTCTAGATCATTGTATTTGTAACATGTACCTAAATATTTCACAAAGGGATCCACTGACAATGTTAGCCAAGTCCAAGGGCTTCCACAAGCTcaaaattttctttagccaaCTTTGCCTCACTATAGAAAACTCTTATTTAATTTGGGCAATTTATGGAGAAAAACTTGCAGCGAAATAACATTTTCTTTAGCCATATGGCCAAAGTTCCTTTTATATACATCTTCGCAAAGCCTGTTGCTTTCTCACTAACTTTTTGTCATGCTAATCTCTTTATCTCATCAACAAACTTGCGCATAAGGGGTCAGCACATCCCTTGAGAACCACACACTAATTGCCTTACGAAGTCAAAACCTTCTGACAGTGCTCATACAGAGATACAACTCCTACTCCCCATCAGCAACTGCAACTAAGGTATCAAGGCTTGGCACAACAGTCTTGTGGCACATTCCTGTTCATCAGGAATGTGTGTACCCCTAATGCACACGCACTCATTTTCAGGCCTTGATCTGTATAACCTAAGTGCATTCATATCATGTAGGGACATAATTAAAACCCTATCCTCCCTCTATCAAATTCCACCATCTTTCTTACAAACAAAGTGTTCATGGGTTGAAAGAATTGAATTTGTTCACAAATGCTCTTAATACTTTGTAAATATGATGGTATAATGAGTATTCACCTGGAAATCTGTCATACTCAGCAAAAATCTAAAGttagtatttaattaatattgtgtTACATGAACATCAGAAACTATTTTACAATCattataattacaataaattttgtttgtattaaaatatgtttgataatCAATTTGTGAAAATACTTTAGGTGAAGGGTATACACAAATGTTTAAGGAGGAACAAATTTTCACATCAACCAAAAACCAAACGATCTCTCTCACACACAAAGCGTGAGAGAGAACATAGGGTTAGTCAGGTTACATTATCAACCAATGGTATTAGTAGACTAGTGCTATCTGTGTTGGTCAAAGCCCCGAGTATCATCTGGCCCTTTTGGATCACGCAGTATCTGAACTTTGCCTGTCTGCATCTTGGAACCATCTTCTGGCTTCACAATCTTCATGGGGctaattacagaacatagcaTGTGGATTACAATTATGTAAACCATGAATTTCATACATCTGATTAAGCAATAGGAGAAGAAATATGGGACAGATTCAATAAGGCTTTGACTGTATTGCAAGCCATACAGGTTCTCCCTACCATTTAAAACCTCCACTAATAAAACATTGTGCACTACATCCATATTAAAACTTATATCTACATGTGTAAAATTTGATAAACTTATGTGATTTCCATTTGACACATAGTATTAAAGGTTTagttttttaaactatttttcttaTAAAGAAATTTGACCTGGTTTTGTGGGTTCtgtgcatttaaaaataattactttttttaattttggaccATTACTTAATATCTGCCCTGTTGGACAAACTGCCATACAGAACACAGTTTCATTGATAGCTAACAAGCAAGATGccaaattttatcatttttacgtatccattttaaacattgataataagtaaaatttgatataacaagagattgccaagcaatatggtcccctaccggtggaaatccaccattgtcagaattatttttttttatttgttgccatagcaaccagaattcttgacgtaggaacaaaatgaaatgatgtgcataatctccctattgtcatctatccatgtttcaagtttcatgaaaaaatataaaacttttaaagttatcgcaggataaaatattttcagcaatatttctagtctatttgttaatatttctagtctatttgttgccatagcaaccagaattcttgatgtaggaacaaaatgaaatgacgtgcattatctctataatgccatctatccatgtttcaagtttcatgaaaacatatgaagttatcgcaggatccagaaaagtgtgacagactgactgactgactgacagagcgcaaaccagaagtcccctccggttttaccggtaggggacaataatagcACAAGACAGATGCCAGAAAAAATTTCACTATGATAAATGTTTTGCCCGAAACATACAGGAAAATAACTTTCTTTCCTGAATGTTAACCCGCCGTAAGTAAGCAGAACAATGCTTAACTAAACCCCTGGGTGTATTAGACTTCAGGTTGGTTCATTGAAAGGCATGATGAATTTTGCTACTTGTGGATGATCATGGGTTATAATACTGAATGCTATGAATATTGCTACCAggttttatatatatgtatatacatgtaattattgttTGTACTTCTAAttgttataatttgttttcaataaaagcaTTTGTTAAGAGTTTAAGACTGAAATTAGTTACAATACTATAAAACATTCACCTATGCCTTAACATCTAGATAGCTTTCTAAACAATCACAGAACTGATTTTGGAAACAGCAAGGAGAGGAAAATGCCAAAATGTCCTTACAGAATTCTCTTAAACTCTTCACTTTATAGTAATCCAGATAGTTAAGATATAGGAGGCAAAATGTCACACCTGACAACATAGGTAAAACAAAGGAGGAGAAATCACATCCCTGACATTGGTAAAATATGAGGAGAAATCAAACCCCTGACAATGTAACAGGTATGTAAAATCTAGAAGTACCGTTGCTGTGGTGAAGGCTGTGTGgcgttgttgttggtgttgtctGCGCCTGTGTAGCCCTCCCCCAAGATACGTCTCCTGGCCTCATTGTACTCTGCCTCACGTTGCTGAATGCTCTTCTGAGGACCTTTAAGGTTCCTGGAGTCACATCAACAAAACATCTTAATACTTCAGTTCCCAAAAAATAACAGTAATTTCATTGAGACGCTTGTTCTATAAGTTTAATACAGTCTAATTTTGCAGCATACAAGCCGTG from Dreissena polymorpha isolate Duluth1 chromosome 5, UMN_Dpol_1.0, whole genome shotgun sequence harbors:
- the LOC127881847 gene encoding SUZ domain-containing protein 1-like isoform X2, which encodes MADESDILESWEELNDNVLEQKLQDIKLSARTTNGCNGEAVTQLREESSRTQYAPQVKILQRKNEKAPTNAERARNLKGPQKSIQQREAEYNEARRRILGEGYTGADNTNNNATQPSPQQRPMKIVKPEDGSKMQTGKVQILRDPKGPDDTRGFDQHR
- the LOC127881847 gene encoding SUZ domain-containing protein 1-like isoform X1, with protein sequence MADESDILESWEELNDNVLEQKLQDIKLSARTTNGCSNGEAVTQLREESSRTQYAPQVKILQRKNEKAPTNAERARNLKGPQKSIQQREAEYNEARRRILGEGYTGADNTNNNATQPSPQQRPMKIVKPEDGSKMQTGKVQILRDPKGPDDTRGFDQHR